The genome window gtaatataaatatcaatgTTTTCAGGAGGAACATATGATGTTATTGGATTCAATGTGTCAAGTCTATTTTCGGGATCCATCTTTGGTAATGCACTTTGAGAACCACCAAATTCGATAAATTTTTCGATATCGAAAGGATATAGAGGGGATAATTTGTATAGACCAGCTACTGCAAAGACTGGTGTCTTAAATTGATGAGCACTTTCACAAACAGTAGAGACACCAGATGTGGATGTGCTCATACCACCATTTATAAAAACGGCCTTTGTACCGACAATAACTTTACCGACTCTTGACATTAGCGCAAAGGTAGCAGAGTCAGGGATGACAGTAGTTTCTATATTGTGTTGAGCTAACTTCTTAGCAAATTCGTGAGCCTTGGTTGTATTGTTTGGGAACCCTTCTGTGACTAGAACAGAAAATTTTCTGTTGTTGCGCTCTCTAGctttaattaaaaacttTAGAACAGTTTTAGATTCTGGGGTTGGCGTCAATAATATTTCGTTATCGTGAATTAAATCAATAGCAATTTGTTGGATACCATCATCAATGTTAGTTATTTCGTCGACTAAATCTTTGATTGCTTGAATGGCAACTTGTCTATAATCTGTTTTGGTCTTTTGAGAACGACGGCTACTTTTATTTGGTTCTTGATTGTGAGATTCATCTGGAATTTGGAATAAGT of Tetrapisispora phaffii CBS 4417 chromosome 6, complete genome contains these proteins:
- the GCD7 gene encoding translation initiation factor eIF2B subunit beta (similar to Saccharomyces cerevisiae GCD7 (YLR291C); ancestral locus Anc_6.88) → MSSINLSNLANANAGGNTSAEINVMIDTFIARLKRRNIEGSYAIALETLQILKRFISAVRWSHVNELIEQIRNLGNRCEKAHPTAFTCGNVIRRVLAVIRDELEEDLRESQQQTSSPSTETIPSTIAEPMISSMFNLFQIPDESHNQEPNKSSRRSQKTKTDYRQVAIQAIKDLVDEITNIDDGIQQIAIDLIHDNEILLTPTPESKTVLKFLIKARERNNRKFSVLVTEGFPNNTTKAHEFAKKLAQHNIETTVIPDSATFALMSRVGKVIVGTKAVFINGGMSTSTSGVSTVCESAHQFKTPVFAVAGLYKLSPLYPFDIEKFIEFGGSQSALPKMDPENRLDTLNPITSYVPPENIDIYITNIGGFAPSFIYRIAWDNYKQIDVQLEPETPKSKSGSKK